GACTCACAAACGCAGAATGTGGATCTAATTCTAACTCTACTATTTCATCTATCAGATCTTGCTCTGCATATATTCTTACAGCATGGTGTTCTTCAACTAATATTTCActgatacttttattatttacgaatAGTTCAACTCGTTTTGGTATACTGTCAGCAATTATTAAAGCTTCTAAAGAATCAGCTGTCATTACTAAATTACTAAAACGATCACAAGTTGCTTCACTCCAATCTTCAGAATCTACAGGAATAATATCTAATCTAGATTTGGTTGCATatcttttcattgattttaagtTATCTGTCAATGTTCGAATATTTCCTGATTTGTTATCGATTACATCTGTATTTCCATAATCAATAAATCGTACTGTTGTAATATCTTCATCGGCATCAAGAACTTCTGCTCTATACCACATATTATCAATAGAATAAACTGCTACACAAAGGGAATTTTCTTCTAAAATGCCATCTATTAATGGACACGTAGAAACATCAGCTTGTAATTCTAGATATTTTTGTCTAAGAATTTCAGCCTCATTTGTTAATTGAATCCAAAACTGACTTGGAGAATCAATGTGAGAGACACagacattatattttttaccaGTTATTAACTGATCATTTTTTGACTCATTTTCAGCTGAAAGTTTTACTAAATTCATTGAACGGAATTTATCGCTaatcttttcttcgttatcaAATAATTCAACTATCCACTTCTTGTttacattagaaaaatttgCAGTAAGgtttctattaaataattgatcttgtaatatatttatctgttCAGATAATGTACCATTTAGAGTAACTGTCAATGAAGCATTAATTGCTAATTGATATGGTACAAAAAATTGTGGATCTAATTCCATCAGCGATTCGATACCAACTTCTTGTGTGTTTccataatcaataaaattgacatAAACACTCTTGTCAGTGAATTTAATGACCTTCGCTCTATTCCAATAACCATCTACACTTTTTACAGCACATAACATATCTACCTCTGGTTTCAATGTTTTTCCACAGTTAGCGTAATGTTTTTCCAATGCTTGACTTAAGtgtatatctttttcataatCTACACTACGTTGTAGCCAAATACTTCCTGaatgatctatatataatactattattttataagtttGATTTAAAATAGGCGTTGGACAAAttggatatattttttcatctgtATCTTTTTggctttttatattattacccatcaaatcatataatttaacgataagcctacaataaaaaaggatttatattagtttatttataattattatttataactttaaGCTATCATTTTCATTACCTGTTATTATTGACTTCTTCTACATACATAATCAATTCCTTATTCTCAATCATTTCTTtccaatttttattcatttcaaaTGATGATGCATTAAGAAGACAGCATTCTATTGGTTGATTCTGTTTATCAGTTAACAtctatattgataaatatagtaacaatgaaaaattatttatacacatatacaaaaaagtaattaaaaacattttatctctaatttatattatattattttatataattatataatgagATATAATACCttgaaatttttgttaatcatACGTTTATCATTGCTATTCTCCATAATTGAAGAAAGTTCAATATGAAATTTGCTTGCACTTTCCACATTACaaacttttacttttaatatttgtccATTTAAAAGATTGGTatctattttttgtatatcaaGAGGTTTATCTAATTCATTAGttgaattttctattaataaaggtattttttaattttaaaggtatggatataatttaatataaactttaatatgaataaactTACCATCAGTAGGCATGATAGTATTTGCTATAGCATAAGATGctagatttttatttactaataTATTAGCAACATCTTGTCCACAATTATTCAATGAAACAATATACTtgtcattttctatattatgaaataaacatCCATATTTATCAGCATTAAAACAATCATCAATCGCTTGTGTATTAACTTCAGACCATTTTGAACCTATGAAAGGTTTAATATTTTGCAAAGAACAATGGTATGCTTGTTTCGGAAGCTGCATTAATTTCCTTTCAACTTGGTAAATATCACTTTTATTTACCAAAGCACGATTTCCAAAATCAATATATTGCACAATATATTCAtcatttttactttcaataaTTTCAGCACGATATAATGCTTTATCTTCAGAAAATATAGCTATTACAGCTGCACCTAtctgtttataaataaaatattattttattattatattattattcctgatCACACTATGTAAAAGATatagtaaataaaagatattaataccTGCAATGCATATGTAACAGGCTTTCTACTAACATACATTCTTTGTATTTCATTCATCATGTTTCTGAATTCAACCTCTTTATCAAGTAtttgacaataaaaattattaggaTTTATAAACCATGTAATGATTATATCTTTGTGAGATCCAAGCTCAAACTGTTCCATTACCCACTTTGAATTAGGTGGTATATAATCATATTCGCTAGTTTGTTCTACTATGTCCATTTgctttatttgatttaatgcTATCTCTCTAACTTTCATTAGATCAGTACcgtcaaaaaaaatttcatttatgtatataaattctgGCACACCATCAACAATTTCACGTAGCATAacttcgtaaatattattttcttttgttaaaaattctatttctaaAACTTTTCCATCAGTTATCTTTGAAAAGTTTTCAATAGTATCTAAATCccatatttgattttttgctGCAAATAATTTGCAATGAATTGTCTGTATTGGTAATTTCAAAAATTGCTCTTGAATTGTTTTGATTTTGTCTAAATGAACTATTTCTATATTTCCATAATCTATAAATTGTACAATTACTTGTTGTTTTTCTACAGATTTAATAACAGCTCTATACCATTTAAGATCTTCACTGTATTGagcaatacaatatttttcagGCTTTATATCCGATTGTTTTAAGGAATCTCCACCATTTTCATACGTCAATGCAATATTTTCCATAAGAGTATTTAATTCTAGATAATCAGGATTCAACtgaatataaaaatcagtTGGGCTACTTATGAAAACTGTTATACACGTTTTAATAGTTCCAAGTACAACATTTAATGAAGGTATTTCAATATTCTTTGAACTTAATTTTGATAGTTGAagttttttatcgttttgcatattattatttgttgttCCTAAATTCTTTGACATATCCCTAGATTCGGAAGAACTTTCTTTGTTAGATAtgacattattcttataattcgcTCTATCTTTTGAATGATGCACTTTTTGATTATATTGACTATTTGTTTTTCCACTTTTGTGAACTtctttgtcattatcattgtcgttcCATCTGCTATTGTATAATCTTGCTGATACTCCTTCTGTATGAGGCCTTCCACGACTACGACGATTAGGACCACTACCTCTAATTCGTTTACCACTACTTCTGGATGATGTATCAGAATCTTTATCGCTCCAGTTTTTATCAAAACCACTACTGCGATTGAGTTTAGAATCATTGCCGAAAGATCTACCTCTGCAGCGAAAATCTCTTCCAACCTTGTAAAACGAATTTGAATCataatttcgtttattataCGGCTCATcctttattgttttgttatttttaagtCCATCTTTACTAGATCGATCATTTCTTGATGTGTCATGGAAGGAATTCGATTTTTCATATCTATTATCTTGTTTTTCTCCATTTAAGTCATTTTTCCAAGGTTTTGATTTAGTATGTTCAATTGACATGTTTTTTGTAGGTTCTTcctgatttattttattccctttATTTGCATTATCactagaaataaaaattaattcatattttttgcaTAATAAAAGTACATAGCAACAAACATAactatgattataataatacataaaaagcTGTTTAAATAAGAGcagtaaatacaataaaaaaataaactgaaaacatataaacgatttatatttgtttttactgTTACTTTCACATGCattcttaattaaaataataattaagagtATATTAAGTGTAGTTagagatatttaaattttattaatattgaatagcacttatatattattaatattgaatagCACTAATGTTCAaagtataatagaaattaaataattgttaaagaaaaaaaaagataagaaaagaaaaagaaaaaggtttaTTTTAAGTTTAGAGAATGTTATAGAAGCGAAATATAAGCAAAGTatgtagaaatgaaaaaaataatttttgttttttgttttattaaatttgtaaagaagaagaaaagaaaaattatatagaaatatttgttttgGTGTTTATTTTAccgtatttcttttatattcttcgatttattttttacttgagtttttatatttaatggaATCTTTGTATAGTACCTAATATAcataacaaattatattgtaGTTAATTAGATAttgtaaatgtaattttaaaactATAGACtattagagagaaaatttgTCATTGtacaatttaaaagaaatatactaccttaaaagaataatattacctTTGCATTTTTTTAGGGACTTTTATAGAACTTTGATGTTTACATTCATGGGAATTTGATTTAATACTTAAATTTTTCTCTGAAGGAAAAAGtcgatgtaataaattttttatatcatcccGAATCTCAGGATCATATAAATCAACCAATAAACCACCAGGAAGTACGTCGATAACTGCCATGTATAGACATTTTTCCAAAATTAACATTTCAAATTGATTGTAACATTCTTCACCAGTTGGTAATGTGTCATAATCCcttaatatacattttattgcTTGTGCTGGTAGCTTTGTTACTAAATCATTATGAATTACACGCAAAGATTCTGCAGTTACAGTTACTTCATTGCCATAATCTACATATAAGATTCTTATTTTGTCTTCATCAACATTAAGAATTTTTGCACGGTAcctaaaaatgaattattaattgtaaatgtgttttattattagtcatattataatatattaatgtttacAATTTACCATTGAGATTCGTAAAGAGCAGCACAAGGTGTTCCTACTGATATCTGATTTGGATGCAAAATAGGCGCAGTTTTAACATAATCAGCCAAATAAATCATTATGGATTCAAGAGATTTATCAGAATTATTGAGttgaacaaaaaattttttacaactTTCTACAAAAGAAACATGTACAGTTCTTTCTGCACCTTTTGATAATTGTTGTGGTTCTTTATATACAACCATATTTGACACTATTACTGGAACTGCAAATGCTTGTCtaagaatatcttttatatttttctcattgtcATACAAGTCTCCATATTGTATAAGTGGTGGACCTTCTGGTGGACGGACATGTAACACAAGTGATCTTCctgatacaatttttttaaaatattctgtCATTTCTGGTGTAACATTTAGTTCCTTCACTCCACTTAATGTAAATCTGATTGAAAGTACTCTAGGATTGATATATTGTGGTGGTAATTGAAAGATATCTGTATATGGTAATACTTCAGAATGACCAAAATCAACATAGTATAATTTACACTTATTTTCCATTACAGCCATTACTACTGCTCTGCATAAGACTTTATCTACTGTGTAACGACCTAAACATACTGATCCAGGTAATGGAGGTTCTTGTAAGGGTTCCGTTGGATGAGAATTGATATCTCTCATAAGTTTAGTCAATATTTCTGATGTACTTTGAACTTGAACAGAAAACTTTTGTGGCCCATCTTCAACgaaagatacatatacatgataTTTAGAACCAACATCTAAAACTCTTGATTTAAATACTAATGCTTCCTGAACTGGTGTATGGGTTACAAGTTTTTGTGTTTGTACGTAAGGTGTAGAAACATTCTGCCATGTACCTTGACCTTGCATTGTATTAAAAGCAGGATTTGAATTAGATTGTGTGCCTATACGAGTTTCATTTATCATTCTTCTATCTTGCATGTGATATGGTGATATTTGTTGTATATGTCGTGATCTAAAAAACacatcaaatttttattaaaatcatataaaaaaaataaagttgaataaacaatttgtatgttatttttattataacattttataatttttacctGAATAAATCTTGTATCGTAGTATCCATTGCCATATGTCTTTTTACTAAGAGTTCTCCAAagtcttcattattataatataatttaataaaagtgtGGTTTCTAACAGTAGAAAGACAACAAGCTTTGTATTcattatatcgtaatatttttttaatagtttctattgttttattatcccAAACATTATTAACAGGTATAACGTTTGCTAATGTAAATTCATATGCTACTGGTGGAAATGATTGTAATGTTTCTGATCCAGGTATATTCCTCAATAAATATACTTCATGTTGTGGTAAGATTTCAATATTACCATAATCAATGAATTGTAATACCACCTTACCATCTGGACATATATTACAAACTCTAGCACGATAGTAACCATCATTTTGAAATCTTGCACAACATAAAGCATTAATAGATAGTCCTTCTTGTAACTCTGGATATCCAGATCCTATcgcaaatttttcaaaaagaggTAAGATCATTCGTTCAACATAAGTTGcagaatttttatctatttgacCCCATATCCTTAAAAACTGATGTTCTGCTTCCACATGtgttacgaaaataacaaattccgaatttttttgtattgtcGCCATTTTGAAGCTTTctctgtaataatattaaattaaaaatatatcactaATCAAacgtatttttaaatatatttgtaaatgacATTACActttcaatttataaaaatttcttgcaGTACTACATACCGTTAACAAAACTAGAAAcacattgtaaatatatattaaattacggTTGTAATtttcaagagagaaaaggcagaatttcttgtaaattatggctattatttgcaaattcatttaacaaaacagtaaataacttttttaatattaaattatttactttcgtAATTGTATGTCTTTTATACGATTGGCTCGCTTTTTACATACCGATCTATTactatttgaaagaaaaatattacgtagCAAAATATGTATAAGAGATTACGATAAATAGCAGATGTACAAACCTCATGAATGTCCTACTTTACATATCCTATTTTGTGTTTTCTcgttcgttataatagttcCTTTATGTATAAGATACTAtcttaaatattcttattacacTTCACCATAATATTCCATTATCTTGATTATTACGGTACTCAGTCTAATTTTTCCATCTAGACTTCTTTTGACATATTGATTATGCCGCCAACTTTAAATTACTTCTGCATAGTTTCACCACGCACAAATTACTATACATTCCTTTATCtgataaatttgattaaatttaataaaaaaatattaaaaatatattttttccaatagtaccttaatttatatttttttattcatcaacaaaaatatatttattctaattcACTTTAATTGTAGTCTTGCAAAAATCAtacaaatatagaatatatatataagttcatcggaagtaaaataaagtagaaaaaagatgataCTATATGATAGTAACTTCCTTTATTTGCTATTTTCGTCTTTCTTATTGGTAATTATTggacaattataaaaaaataaataaaaaacagtattattaaaattgatgtattataatacatgttaataatatttcttctttttaaggttaaagtaatataattattcaatttaattgtgtgttaattaattgaaaaaaatatgatcttAAAGATTTGAAATCGggatttgataatttttcatgGAAATACGTGTTATTGCTATGTAATTATTAGTCAATGTTTGTAGATGGCGGGATGGGAGGGTAAGGAAGATGAGGTTTAGTCGTGAGATACGTGTTGATGTTTACAAACTAAAAGTTTCATGGAATTGCATGTAGTATTGGTAGATATTAGATTATAAATCTTGCGATGGCTCAAGCTAAACATAATCTCCCAGAAACATCTAATGGTACcttgaaggaaaaagaaaaagataataatgaagataaagaaggtacataaatttatattacaatgattataaagaattcacaaattaaaatattaagtgATAAATTTGTTGTTCATagtaaattaacaaaaaattataaagtgcGATATTCAACAGGTTCTATTACGATACCAGAATGTGCAGTTTGTCTTCAACCTTGTATACATCCAGCTAGATTACCTTGCAATCATATATACTGCTATTTGTGTGTAAAGGGCGTTgctaatcataataaaagatGTCCTATGTGTCGTCAAGAAATGCCATCTGATTTTGTTGAA
This Vespa crabro chromosome 7, iyVesCrab1.2, whole genome shotgun sequence DNA region includes the following protein-coding sequences:
- the LOC124425407 gene encoding maternal protein tudor-like isoform X3 is translated as MRESFKMATIQKNSEFVIFVTHVEAEHQFLRIWGQIDKNSATYVERMILPLFEKFAIGSGYPELQEGLSINALCCARFQNDGYYRARVCNICPDGKVVLQFIDYGNIEILPQHEVYLLRNIPGSETLQSFPPVAYEFTLANVIPVNNVWDNKTIETIKKILRYNEYKACCLSTVRNHTFIKLYYNNEDFGELLVKRHMAMDTTIQDLFRSRHIQQISPYHMQDRRMINETRIGTQSNSNPAFNTMQGQGTWQNVSTPYVQTQKLVTHTPVQEALVFKSRVLDVGSKYHVYVSFVEDGPQKFSVQVQSTSEILTKLMRDINSHPTEPLQEPPLPGSVCLGRYTVDKVLCRAVVMAVMENKCKLYYVDFGHSEVLPYTDIFQLPPQYINPRVLSIRFTLSGVKELNVTPEMTEYFKKIVSGRSLVLHVRPPEGPPLIQYGDLYDNEKNIKDILRQAFAVPVIVSNMVVYKEPQQLSKGAERTVHVSFVESCKKFFVQLNNSDKSLESIMIYLADYVKTAPILHPNQISVGTPCAALYESQWYRAKILNVDEDKIRILYVDYGNEVTVTAESLRVIHNDLVTKLPAQAIKCILRDYDTLPTGEECYNQFEMLILEKCLYMAVIDVLPGGLLVDLYDPEIRDDIKNLLHRLFPSEKNLSIKSNSHECKHQSSIKVPKKMQRYYTKIPLNIKTQVKNKSKNIKEIRDNANKGNKINQEEPTKNMSIEHTKSKPWKNDLNGEKQDNRYEKSNSFHDTSRNDRSSKDGLKNNKTIKDEPYNKRNYDSNSFYKVGRDFRCRGRSFGNDSKLNRSSGFDKNWSDKDSDTSSRSSGKRIRGSGPNRRSRGRPHTEGVSARLYNSRWNDNDNDKEVHKSGKTNSQYNQKVHHSKDRANYKNNVISNKESSSESRDMSKNLGTTNNNMQNDKKLQLSKLSSKNIEIPSLNVVLGTIKTCITVFISSPTDFYIQLNPDYLELNTLMENIALTYENGGDSLKQSDIKPEKYCIAQYSEDLKWYRAVIKSVEKQQVIVQFIDYGNIEIVHLDKIKTIQEQFLKLPIQTIHCKLFAAKNQIWDLDTIENFSKITDGKVLEIEFLTKENNIYEVMLREIVDGVPEFIYINEIFFDGTDLMKVREIALNQIKQMDIVEQTSEYDYIPPNSKWVMEQFELGSHKDIIITWFINPNNFYCQILDKEVEFRNMMNEIQRMYVSRKPVTYALQIGAAVIAIFSEDKALYRAEIIESKNDEYIVQYIDFGNRALVNKSDIYQVERKLMQLPKQAYHCSLQNIKPFIGSKWSEVNTQAIDDCFNADKYGCLFHNIENDKYIVSLNNCGQDVANILVNKNLASYAIANTIMPTDDKPLDIQKIDTNLLNGQILKVKVCNVESASKFHIELSSIMENSNDKRMINKNFKMLTDKQNQPIECCLLNASSFEMNKNWKEMIENKELIMYVEEVNNNRLIVKLYDLMGNNIKSQKDTDEKIYPICPTPILNQTYKIIVLYIDHSGSIWLQRSVDYEKDIHLSQALEKHYANCGKTLKPEVDMLCAVKSVDGYWNRAKVIKFTDKSVYVNFIDYGNTQEVGIESLMELDPQFFVPYQLAINASLTVTLNGTLSEQINILQDQLFNRNLTANFSNVNKKWIVELFDNEEKISDKFRSMNLVKLSAENESKNDQLITGKKYNVCVSHIDSPSQFWIQLTNEAEILRQKYLELQADVSTCPLIDGILEENSLCVAVYSIDNMWYRAEVLDADEDITTVRFIDYGNTDVIDNKSGNIRTLTDNLKSMKRYATKSRLDIIPVDSEDWSEATCDRFSNLVMTADSLEALIIADSIPKRVELFVNNKSISEILVEEHHAVRIYAEQDLIDEIVELELDPHSAFVSHINSPSEFWVQEEKSIADLEVMSDRFMVADMFPKVDEIKENLLCVAKFPEDEQWYRARVISHNNGETKVIYIDYGNSAISTEIRAIPEDLVKIAPLSRRCCLALPEGVTEWSNEACQEFIKLAADGATIFLLDVLKEQETSLVRLTLNEKNITDLLAIFCEQRITNIEERLPPLGEENSPNVVVSHVNTPAEFWIQAEASIAELEVMSDRLQAAPSFLPLTNLENGTICAAKYPDDEQWYRAKILSQNGNGVNVLYIDYGNTAINTELRILPEDIVNIPTLSKRCALQIPHYTLSWSEEACKTFKDLAADGATMFQFEILDNEDPMHVKLSINGKDITEILLPLCKNINTKSEECTVAEQITNSNIELYNKLKSTKENPEKLNELIQKTTNNIISSVNEKSSVELLEQEHIHESITASIEETDSITNVTELTIDDIIKNMIEDTHRDSENEDSVNIEDIENTIQSSTENLITQEISKVDNNFEINYDLIINNGDNEKKDNKDVKGSIHLTVVDTNDINEKLSEQQGTKCSLDISTLEKSDLKVVENTKTNKKATDKEEMRCSPNIFSDETDLKVVENIKTSEKSPDKEETKCTPDMLVSKETDLKVIENTEVIEKSLDKQKITCAPNTSLSNVSVSKNSVRQEKITCSLDVSDTEKSETCMAIENILKKDTEETSV
- the LOC124425407 gene encoding maternal protein tudor-like isoform X1 — encoded protein: MRESFKMATIQKNSEFVIFVTHVEAEHQFLRIWGQIDKNSATYVERMILPLFEKFAIGSGYPELQEGLSINALCCARFQNDGYYRARVCNICPDGKVVLQFIDYGNIEILPQHEVYLLRNIPGSETLQSFPPVAYEFTLANVIPVNNVWDNKTIETIKKILRYNEYKACCLSTVRNHTFIKLYYNNEDFGELLVKRHMAMDTTIQDLFRSRHIQQISPYHMQDRRMINETRIGTQSNSNPAFNTMQGQGTWQNVSTPYVQTQKLVTHTPVQEALVFKSRVLDVGSKYHVYVSFVEDGPQKFSVQVQSTSEILTKLMRDINSHPTEPLQEPPLPGSVCLGRYTVDKVLCRAVVMAVMENKCKLYYVDFGHSEVLPYTDIFQLPPQYINPRVLSIRFTLSGVKELNVTPEMTEYFKKIVSGRSLVLHVRPPEGPPLIQYGDLYDNEKNIKDILRQAFAVPVIVSNMVVYKEPQQLSKGAERTVHVSFVESCKKFFVQLNNSDKSLESIMIYLADYVKTAPILHPNQISVGTPCAALYESQWYRAKILNVDEDKIRILYVDYGNEVTVTAESLRVIHNDLVTKLPAQAIKCILRDYDTLPTGEECYNQFEMLILEKCLYMAVIDVLPGGLLVDLYDPEIRDDIKNLLHRLFPSEKNLSIKSNSHECKHQSSIKVPKKMQRYYTKIPLNIKTQVKNKSKNIKEIRDNANKGNKINQEEPTKNMSIEHTKSKPWKNDLNGEKQDNRYEKSNSFHDTSRNDRSSKDGLKNNKTIKDEPYNKRNYDSNSFYKVGRDFRCRGRSFGNDSKLNRSSGFDKNWSDKDSDTSSRSSGKRIRGSGPNRRSRGRPHTEGVSARLYNSRWNDNDNDKEVHKSGKTNSQYNQKVHHSKDRANYKNNVISNKESSSESRDMSKNLGTTNNNMQNDKKLQLSKLSSKNIEIPSLNVVLGTIKTCITVFISSPTDFYIQLNPDYLELNTLMENIALTYENGGDSLKQSDIKPEKYCIAQYSEDLKWYRAVIKSVEKQQVIVQFIDYGNIEIVHLDKIKTIQEQFLKLPIQTIHCKLFAAKNQIWDLDTIENFSKITDGKVLEIEFLTKENNIYEVMLREIVDGVPEFIYINEIFFDGTDLMKVREIALNQIKQMDIVEQTSEYDYIPPNSKWVMEQFELGSHKDIIITWFINPNNFYCQILDKEVEFRNMMNEIQRMYVSRKPVTYALQIGAAVIAIFSEDKALYRAEIIESKNDEYIVQYIDFGNRALVNKSDIYQVERKLMQLPKQAYHCSLQNIKPFIGSKWSEVNTQAIDDCFNADKYGCLFHNIENDKYIVSLNNCGQDVANILVNKNLASYAIANTIMPTDENSTNELDKPLDIQKIDTNLLNGQILKVKVCNVESASKFHIELSSIMENSNDKRMINKNFKMLTDKQNQPIECCLLNASSFEMNKNWKEMIENKELIMYVEEVNNNRLIVKLYDLMGNNIKSQKDTDEKIYPICPTPILNQTYKIIVLYIDHSGSIWLQRSVDYEKDIHLSQALEKHYANCGKTLKPEVDMLCAVKSVDGYWNRAKVIKFTDKSVYVNFIDYGNTQEVGIESLMELDPQFFVPYQLAINASLTVTLNGTLSEQINILQDQLFNRNLTANFSNVNKKWIVELFDNEEKISDKFRSMNLVKLSAENESKNDQLITGKKYNVCVSHIDSPSQFWIQLTNEAEILRQKYLELQADVSTCPLIDGILEENSLCVAVYSIDNMWYRAEVLDADEDITTVRFIDYGNTDVIDNKSGNIRTLTDNLKSMKRYATKSRLDIIPVDSEDWSEATCDRFSNLVMTADSLEALIIADSIPKRVELFVNNKSISEILVEEHHAVRIYAEQDLIDEIVELELDPHSAFVSHINSPSEFWVQEEKSIADLEVMSDRFMVADMFPKVDEIKENLLCVAKFPEDEQWYRARVISHNNGETKVIYIDYGNSAISTEIRAIPEDLVKIAPLSRRCCLALPEGVTEWSNEACQEFIKLAADGATIFLLDVLKEQETSLVRLTLNEKNITDLLAIFCEQRITNIEERLPPLGEENSPNVVVSHVNTPAEFWIQAEASIAELEVMSDRLQAAPSFLPLTNLENGTICAAKYPDDEQWYRAKILSQNGNGVNVLYIDYGNTAINTELRILPEDIVNIPTLSKRCALQIPHYTLSWSEEACKTFKDLAADGATMFQFEILDNEDPMHVKLSINGKDITEILLPLCKNINTKSEECTVAEQITNSNIELYNKLKSTKENPEKLNELIQKTTNNIISSVNEKSSVELLEQEHIHESITASIEETDSITNVTELTIDDIIKNMIEDTHRDSENEDSVNIEDIENTIQSSTENLITQEISKVDNNFEINYDLIINNGDNEKKDNKDVKGSIHLTVVDTNDINEKLSEQQGTKCSLDISTLEKSDLKVVENTKTNKKATDKEEMRCSPNIFSDETDLKVVENIKTSEKSPDKEETKCTPDMLVSKETDLKVIENTEVIEKSLDKQKITCAPNTSLSNVSVSKNSVRQEKITCSLDVSDTEKSETCMAIENILKKDTEETSV